The sequence below is a genomic window from Nicotiana tomentosiformis chromosome 6, ASM39032v3, whole genome shotgun sequence.
gtgggtggatggaaccaTTTGTTTCAGTGGAACCCCACTCATAAGTATATAGTTTGTTTCTACTCTTGTTAAAGATCCTTTCCTCGTCATTATTAACTTTTCTTCCTTTACCTGTCTCAACGACTCGGTGGGTTCCCCCTAGGGTTAAGGGCTTGGACCAATGGGTTCAGAAAGGTTTGGAAGTTACTATGCCCGGAACCCGCTCGTGGAAAGAGTTGTCCctgaaatacgggtggaaggccaaaaatcatggtaagtttaaCTCATCATGTCTTTACCTTTTCTTATGAGAAGGTTATCTGATTTTTTTCTCCCGTTGAATATAGGTCTACCCCAGGGCTGAGTTGTCGTCtccgaggaggatgttttggttgatccTGCTGATGAGGCGAGGCTGCTGCATAAAACCTTTTCATAGACATGTGTCTCCGGGCCTGCTTCTGGTGCAAGcgcttcttctcggagtccccggcTGGAGAaaaagcaaccaaaaagaaggcgtTCCTCCGCGGCCGGGGGGAAGAATAAGAGGGTAAAGAATTTTGTCCCCGAGTCATCTCCGAAAGTCGTGGTGACGAGTCCTCCACCCGGGCCGACCATAGATACCGTGATGGAGAAGCTAGCGAggagggagcttctctacatagaagacgacgggcttcctcaactcaacagaactctcaatctgttgagttagttacaccaaccgaggacgatgtcTCAATGCTCTGGGGAGGAGTATAAAAttgtggaaaatgccaactcacGCTTCCGGATTCCAATAGTTACACCTGGTATTGTGGGCCTGAGTACTGGATCCCTACCGTCTTCAGTTGATGAGCAACTAGCAACTAGCATTGCATTTGTTGCAGCTTCTTCTCACCCTTCaacaccatcagcttcatctccatcttcaccaactcttccacctacaactgctacatcatctccgcCGGCCGCATCTACTAGAGAAGAGGGTGTTcctcttccccagtccccagtttatgggaatttggggcaaaattatgctccCCCCTCAGAAGATCTGCAAAGAAAGAGGAGCGTTACTCTCTTGGTCTCCACCAGGTGTAATTTTCTATCCCGACCGatggaacttgctaactatctaaagcctttggcttcagaaaaatattgggaaaagatacaggctctctcgggaaagtgcttgttgaacaacgccatgcaCAACTCCGTAGCGGTACATTCTTCACTTCTTTTGTCATTTCTTATGTATTTGACTGAAAAATATTCTAAGTTTGCctttcttgttttgtaggccaattttcttgcttccgagggcctccaGAGGTTGATTCGGGAAAAAGAAGAGCTTACCTCCACACAAGATCAAGTTTTGGCCGAGCGAGAGCAAACTGCTGCTCGCCTCTCGGAATTGGAAGCCAAAGATGCTGAGGCCGTTGTTAGAGACTCGTTTGCAGTAAAACAAGCAAAAAATGGAAATTCTTAGCCAAGATATTGGCCCGCTGAGGGTTCAATTTGATGAGGCCAAGTCCAAGTGGGCTGAAGTCCATagtgtcgttcttgctgcaactgATCGCGTGGCTACCTTTGCTGAAAGATTGACCAACTTAGAGgaagccttgaactccaaaactgaagagcttgctgctgtaGGGGTGAAACATGCCcagttggaggagaagtataggAATACCTTTGAGCATAATAGGATTTTTAGCTCAACTGTCTGTCACCTCGATGTTACCCACTTCCCTTGGGGGCgtggacacttctcttcctctgGGTTCCGGAGATGCAGCGGTTtagattttcctttctttttccaaCTTTTTTATATGTGCTGCTTCGACACGTTTATTGTCAATAGACACATCCTTTTCTCAAGTATTTCATGAGTCTTTTTTCCGTTTGAACATTTATACAAATTTTAATCTTTGCATTCTTTTTTGCTTAAGTGTTCTGCACAAATTTTACTGTATGCGTCTTATTATGTAAGGCCTCGAGTGTATTTTTCCCCCGAAAGCATTTGGATTTCAGGCAcaagttcttccgaaatcaactcTTTATTGTGAGGATTTTTATAAGAGaaggccctcttatgtttacggtgctcttgaaaaggacgtctcatgttcattacgatactagcatttgaagtacttgtttaactttcaaattataaaatcaattcatcggtcagacaagaaacaagatggaAAATAAAAGGACTCTATTTTATTCCTTctttttcaaaaagtacataatcATTCGTTATATTAAAAaaattgccatttcttgtggctaacttgaCAACTtctttctacggggctggccgagcattccccggtcccgatgatataACTATGTTCCTAGTTTTCGTGATCTGGTggacgtggcagtcattgttgccgtATCTTCATATCATTCACCCCCAATGTTCGAATGTGAAGAAtgcaaattggaacactggaagttttgCACCTTCGAGGaccccactaatgaattgctggACAATCTTCAGCTCGATAACAAACTtcgcttccccttaggaatttatgctatcgagcaaaagactatctaacaatccttTAGTGGTTTGCACTTGTGAACGATCGGGTAGCCTTTGCTTGATAGCAAACTCATTTTCCTGGTGGGAattttgctatcgagccaaagattatctaacagctccggagtggttcttcgcttgtgtgccttgctattaaaggtcttattgctacTGTTGAAACTTTCTTcttagtatgctttctgttgctacctcgttaaaaaccttgccaaaaaaatcCAATtcggacaaaaactggacgaagggaaaaagagtgcagcacatactttcagtgtaGATGATGTTtgtcagcaataatatctcttaaggtgtgccacattccagtttcTTGGCAACTTTTCTCTATCctgattctccaactcgtatgatcctttcccgGTGATAGATGAAACCCGGTAGAGGCCTTCCcaggttggacctagcttccaTGCGTTGAGTTCTTGggcattttgagttactttccttagaaccaagtctcccactttgaaataacggaggttggctcttcgattatagtatctttccattCTCTACTTCTGGGGCTACCATTCTTATATGTGCCAAGTCCCTACACTCATCGAGTAGCTCCAAGTTGACTAACATCGCTTCGTTGTTCGTCTCTTCACTTGCTTGGAAATTCTCAAGGTAGGCTCTCCTATTTCTATTGGGATTAAGTCTTCTGCTCCGTACAGaagggaaaaaggagtttctctTATGATCGATTTGGTCTTTGTTCGGTACGCCCATAACACTCCATGTAGTTCCTCAGGCCATTTGCCCTTAGCCTCTTCCAAACActtcttgagattttgtataatcactttgttcgatGATTCTGCTTGACCGTTTGTGCTCGGATGATGTGGTGAAGATGTGATTCTCttgattttcaaatcttcaaggaactttaTGATCTCTGCGCATATAAATTGTGGCCCGTTATcgcaggctatctcttttggtataccaaatctgcaaattatgttctcctacaagaaatccaccacttcacgttcaccgatcttctgataaggacctgctttaacccacttagaaaaatagtcagttaaaattaaaagaaccTTACCAGGGGCATGCGGCAATGGTCCGACGATAtacattccccacttcatgaacgaccacGGAGATAGAACTGAATGTAATGGTTCTGCTAAACTGATGTACCAGTGGTGCGTATCGTTAGGACTTATTGCATTTTTGTACGAAAGCTTTGGCGTCTTATTCCATTCggggccaataataccctgcccttaCTAGTTTTAGCACTAAGGAATTTGCGCCCAAATGATTTCCACATATCCTTTCGTGTACTTCTCGTATAACGTAATTAGCTTCGGATCCTCCCAAACATCAGGCCAgcaggccttggaaagatttcatGTACAATTGGCCTTCTTTGAAGCTATATCGTGCTGCTTTTGCGCACAGCTCCCGGGATGCCTTGGAGTCTTCGGGCAACTTCCCGTGCTCAAGATAATCGATGATCTCATTCCTTCAGTCCCAGACCAGATTAGTCGTATTTACCTAATAGTAGCTATCTGTGTCCAGAATTGAGTGCATGATCTGTACTATTATCTCAAAATCTGATCCCTTCATTTCCGTTGATGAACCAAGGTTAGCTAATATATCTGCTAatgcattttcttccctcgggatgcGAGTAATCAACCACTCCCAAAGTCGAGCTAGCAGAGCCTGGACCTTCactacgtattgttgcatgcactcctctttggtttcgaagatcctatagacctgatttaccaccagctgggaGTTACATTTAATTTCTATGACCTCAAAATCTAGTCTCCTGGCTAGTTCGAGTCCTACAATCAAGGCTTCATACTCTACTTCGTTGTTAGTTAACGGGACCGTTTttatggcctgccttagggtttctcccgaaggcaTGGTTAATACTATGCCAAGCCCAGACCCTTTTGCATTGGAAGCTTCATTCGTAAATAATATCCAAACTCCCAATTTTGATTTTGACACCATTACTGCTTCTTTGGTGGCTAGAGGCAGCAATCCCgtactgaaatcggccacaaagtcatccaaaacttgtgacttaatcgcagtcctcagtttatattctatgtcgaattcactcattttgacggcccatttggccaatctacccgagagttcgggtttgtGGAGGATGTTCCGCAGGGGAAAGGTGGTCACCACCGCTATTGGGTGATATTGGAAGTAAGATCTCAtctttcgagcggcgactacgagggctaaggccaacttctccaaatgcgggtagcgagtttctgctcccgttaaaattctaCTAATGTAATAATtgagagattgcgtaccttcatcctcacggactaaaacatcgcttaccgctacctccgagactgcGAGGTAAACTAACAGTGTTTCACCTTCCTTCATTTTTTATATTaacggagggcttgacaagtGCTTTTTCAAATCTCTCAAAGCCTGCTAGTATTTcggggtccattcgaagttgtttttCATTTTGAGAAGCGTGAATAAATGGTAACATTTCTCTGATGACCGGGAAATAAAATTGCTCAAAGTGGCCAatctccgtatgaggctttgaaCTTATTTCACGCTTGATAGCTGGTCCGGGGTgtcttctatggctttgatcttataggggtttacctcaatccctctttgtgataccagaaatccTAGGAACATGCCGgaactgaccccgaacgcgcacttctcaaggttaagcttcatgttatgcttccttaggatgttgaaagtttcttgcaaatgcttaagatgatcacttgcgttcaaagacttaacaagcatatcatctatataaacttccatagtcttccctatctgtttttcaaacatcttatttacgagccgtcGATAAGTGGCTCTGgcgttctttagcccgaagggcatcacattatagcattATGTGCCGAAATTCattatgaacgaagtcttttcctgatccttcaAGTTCATCTTAATtttgttgtacccggaataagcatcgagaaaactcattaactcgtgcccgaccgtcgcatcaatcatttgatagCTGTTTGACAGtgggaatgagtcttttgggcacgtcttattcaagtccttataatctacacaatgctaaatttattgttcttctttggaactactactacattatcTAGCTAGTCTGGATACTTTAtctctcggatcgaaccgatatcaagtaagcgagttacctcttatttgacgaatttattcccgCGCTCCGCAATAGGgtgtttcttttgtcttaccggagagatgttgggatccaaacttaGCTTGTGTATGGCCACTTCCATTGGGTTACCTATCTTGTCCTCATATGACCACGCAAAACAATCGTCATTATATTTTAGAAATTCAATAAAGCCAGACCAGAACTCGGAGTGCAGTCTTGTCCCCAAGTAGAATTTTCTCTCTAAGAACTTTTCATACATTGAAACTTGCTCGAGCTCTTCCGCTATGGATTTTGTTGCATCCGTCTCTTATGGAAATAACTTAGCACCTGAATTTCGACGCTTCTCCCCCCTGGATAACTTCACTCGATTCGGGAGCAGGCGCcggttcctataattgctatgccGAATGCTCCTTCCTTTTGCTACTGGAGACCTAaatcgcattcatctcccttTCTGCCGGCTGGTCGCCTCTTATCTGTTTGATTCCTTTGGGTGTCAGGAATTTCAGCAGTTGATGATACATTGATGGTACAActctcatctcgtgcaaccatggtctttCCAGAATAATATTATAACCCATATCACCGTCCACCACTTCAAAAAGAGTCGTCTTTATCATCCCTTTGGCGTTCGTGGGCAACAGGATCTCTCCTCGGATTGTCAagcttgcgaggttgaatccggcaaggagttttgtggccggaatgaAGCTTCCAGTGAAATTGTCTTGCTCCaataccctccaatctccattgtatgatattttccgaacttcctggatccaccagAACgcgtttgattttaaaatctaatacatttaaagaaattaccaaagCGTCTTTGTGCGGTAGAAATAGTccgtctgcgtcctcctccgGGAAAGTGATGTCGTCTTCAATGACTTCCCGGAGTTTCTTGCTATGGGTTATTGATACCTACGTCTTTTTTGCTGCCGAGAAGGTGATCCCGTTGATCTCGTTCCCctcgaagatcatgttgatcatctGACGCGGGGGATCTTTTCCTGCTTTCGAGGGCTCCGCGTAATCACAGTTGTGACGGTAATTAttcttggcccggtcacttaagaatttcatgagatggccatttttcaatAGTGTTGCCACTTCTTCACACAAATatcggcagtccccagtccggtggccaTTCGTCCCATGGTACTTGCACCACAAATTGGGATCCCTCTTGCTGGGATCGGACCTTATCGGCTTCGGAAACCGTGCTTCTTTAATATTTCTCATAGTTGATACTAACTCCACTACACTGGCGTTAAAATTGTATTTTGATAGCCTGGGGTAGGAAGGATCCTGTGTACCTGACGCTTCTTTGTCCTGCTAGGATCTGTTATTTCGACCGCGATCAGTTCTTATGTTGGTAACAAACCTGTCTGCCAACCGGAAACCTCTGCCGCATCCTTCGGCCCGTTCGTAGGGAAAACAATGACCCCTCGAAGACCGTCTATTTGTATCAAAatcgtcttttgatttttctttattcttctcccgtccttttgcCGATGACGGGAAGCCAATCTGATCTTCTTCAATCCTTATCTTAGACTCGTACTGGTTGTGGACATCCATCCAAGTCATCGCTTGAAACTCAAACAATCTGTACTTTAATTTTTGGGAATCGTCTGAATTTCTCGGATTCAAACCcctggtgaatgcttcagccgcccattcattCGTAATAGCCGGGAGCAACATCCTCTCCTTTTGGAATCGAGTGACGAATTCCCGCAACAACTCAGACTCTTCTTGTGTAATTTTGAATATGTCGACTTTTCAGGCCTGCACCTTCATGGCCCTGGCATGGGCCTTAATAAAAGAGTCCACGAGCATATCAAAGGAAtatatggaatgctcgggtaacaacGAATACCACGttaaggctcccctcgtgagagtctctccgaatttcttcattaaaacagattcaatctcgtGGGGAGCTAAGTCGTTCCCCTTCACCGCCGTTGTATAGATCGTAATATCCTCCTGAgagtctgaagttccatcatacttcggCAAGTCGGGCATTTTAAACCGCTATGGGATTAATTCTAGTGCCACGCTTGGTTTGTACGACAACTGAGTATATTTCTTTATATATGGACCTTTCAGCACCGGCAGTGCACCCAGGATTGgatccatgcgggcgtttacttccctGCGTTGTTTGATTCGCAGGAGCActgggaggaactggacctcgtccattCGCGTTATTGGAAGCCCCCGACAATGCTTATTTAaactccgtcataaccttatcctgccgTGTGAGATCACCTAGAATGACCgcttgttgctcttgcaggacccttTCAGCTTCAACAACATGCTCTTCCTCGGCATCATCGGGAGTCGCCTCCCGAACATGTCGCGGTACCGTGTGTCGTGGACCGTCGTCCCCcccattgcgggtgtcactgactGAATCCTCGTGATGAGGTTGATCTCTTTGGGCCTCaagattgtgtgtgttgttaacaccattatctaccattttttgtgattttttgctaagacaaatagtcaaggatcaacttaattacacgactgtctaggccctacgctgggcgccaaattatttatccgtaaaacggtacaattgaatttatacgtggtttctagacaagtgaattaattcgatcatgaaataataaaataattaaagaaatacgTAATACTTAACCTTGAAATGAAGACAAAATAGCAGAGACAGTAATTCCGGGAGCAGGGTTTCCGAGCACAACAGTAATGAAATTGAggaataagaagataaaattttATAAACTTTTGAATTGGTTAtagcgtaagtttgccagaaaattcgtgtcatttacaatgataatgaagctcactatttataattgCACCTAGGAAcaagtcctaggatcatgcccttctttaatggtaattatgagggccattaaaGAATGTATAACTGTGAGCAGAAATGATAAATTATTTGTAACGGGCAGTGTACTAAATACtgtggaatattcttcattaaatgctaccgagTGGTAGgcatttattgcatctttatgagcgtCATTCTTTCCGGTGATAAATGAAACAATTATCTTCGGTTTTAACTATCCTCtgccttcggctccacgtgtcactctTTTATGCAGCCACTTAGCATAGCAAATTTTATCCTATACACTACGCTTCAGATAACGAGGCCTTAGCGCCCAGGTGTTAGAATTCCATAGGATGAGATTATTTTGTCTCCTTATCTCAAATTCCATTTCTTATCACATGACAGAGAAAATACTTATACCTGTATAATGTATTGCACTCTAATAATTACAATTAACACTATTTTACTTAAGTTCAAAGTTCCAGTTCCACCAAGCCTTAGATTCTTCTGTCTTGATCATATGGGACATGTAACAACCAgg
It includes:
- the LOC138893753 gene encoding uncharacterized protein produces the protein MSEFDIEYKLRTAIKSQVLDDFVADFSTGLLPLATKEAVMVSKSKLGVWILFTNEASNAKGSGLGIVLTMPSGETLRQAIKTVPLTNNEVEYEALIVGLELARRLDFEVIEIKCNSQLVVNQVYRIFETKEECMQQYVVKVQALLARLWEWLITRIPREENALADILANLGSSTEMKGSDFEIIVQIMHSILDTDSYY